CGCGGCGCTGCTGGAGCCCTGGTACGCGTCGGGGCGGATGCCCAGGTAAGCGGCCTCCTTGAACAGGGCGCGCTTGGCATCTGCGTCCTGGCGCTGCTCGGCGATGGCGTAGCGGGCCCGCAGGGAAGCGACCAGGGCGGCCTGGCGGGGATCGGTCCCTTCGCTGGAATGGCTGGCCGACGGTGTGGCGGTCGGGGCGTCGATCACGGTCATCACAACGTAACTCTGTTCACGATGAACACACTCTATCGCTGTTTCCGGCTACCGGCTGGCTGCGCAGCCACTGCGCCATTGCCGTGTTAATCGTCAGCAGATCGGCCACCGGACGGTCGGTGAACGGCAGGGTGGGCATGTAGCCGTCCGGTCCGAACTCGGGCGTGAAGCTGGGTGGCGGTGCCCCCCGTTTCACCGTCCGTTCGGCGAACAGTTGCCAGCAGGCCAGGTGGGCGGCAAGCGCCTCGGCATGTTCGGGCGCGAAAGGGTGGGACACCTGGGGACCCTGGGCATGGCCCACCCGGGCATGGATGTGGTCAACCCGGTCGGCCATCGCCTGCACCGGCTCCAGATCCGGGGTCATCAGCCGTTCGGCCACGACACACCAGTGGCTCAGGTCGGCCGTGAGCCGCATTCCGGGCACAGCCTCCAGCAGCGGCACGATCGTCCAGGGCATCCCCAGGCAGCGGGACCGGTGGGTCTCGAAACTCACCGTCAGGCCGCTGGCGGCTGCCAGCGCGTGGGCCTCGGCCAGGAAGGTCCGTTGCCGCTCCAGGGGCCAGGCATCACTGCCGGTGAGCACGGTCACCCGGTGGGGGCGGAGATCGGCACAGCGGTTCAGATGCTCGCCCAGTTCCGCCAGGTGCTGCGCTGGCGTGACAGCCAGCTCCGGCACATAGCCACCGCCGGTGACCACCTCCAGCACCAGGGGTCTGCCGGACTCCAGCAGGCGGGTGGGCCCGTCCGGATCGCCGACCAGGGAGGGATGGTGGATGTTCAGCTCCAGTCCGTCGAAGCCCCCCCGCTCGGCCGTCTCCAGGGCGGTGGCAAGGGGGCCCTCGAAGCCCCAGAGGGAGAAAAACAGCAGGGAAGGCACCGAAGAGGCACGACGCATGGCCCACTCTTCCCTGCCGCAGGCGCCCGGCAGGTAACCATCCCCACCGGGGCCACGCCCGGTGCAAGTGTTCGTGACGAACGGTGTGCGGCGGACTCCGAGCGGGACAGTGGATCCAAGACGTCTCCTTGCGCCGGCCTACGGCGAGCTTCGTGACCGCCTCCCCACCTTCCGCGCCACCGGCGGCCGGCCCGGACGCCGCCGAGCCGCTGCTGTCCACTCCACTGCTGCAGCGCCTCAACGAGCGTCGCGACGGACCCGGCTGGCGCCGGCTGACCTTGCACCTCACGGTGCTGGGGCTGGGGGCCCTGCTCTGGGGATGGCCCATGCCGCCGGCCCTTCCCAGCGCTGGGTTCTGGGCCCTGCGTCTGGTGGGTCTGCTGCTGCTGGGCTGGGGCCTGGCCTTCGGCTTCTGCGCCATGCACGAATGCGGCCACCGCACCGCCTTCGCAAGCAAAGCCCTCAACGACACCGTGGCCTGGTGGGCCGGTCTGCTGAGCTTCTACAACGCCGATTACTACCGCCGCTACCACCAGTGGCACCATCGCTTCACCCACCAGCCGGGCCTCGATCCGGAGCTGGAGGAGGCCCCCCCCAGCACCCTGGGCAGCTACCTGCTCGAGCTCAGTGGGCTTCCCTGGTGGATCGGCAAGCTGCGCGGCCATGCCGCCGGCCTGCGTGGTGACTTCGGCGGCAGGCCCTACATCCCCGCCGAGGCCGCCGCGGCCGTCACCCGCTCGATCCGGCTCCAGGTCGCCGCCTACGCCGTCCTGCTGACCGCCTCCTTCTGGCAGGGAAACGGCACCCTGTTCTGGTTCTGGCTGCTGCCCCTGGCCGTCGGCCAGCCCCTGCTGCGCTTCGTGCTGATGGCCGAGCACGGCGGCTGCAGCACCCACAGCAACGGCCTCACCAACACCCGCACCACCCTGACACTGCTGCCCCTGCGCTGGCTCATGTGGGAGATGCCCTTCCACGTTGAGCACCACCTCTACCCCTCGGTGCCCTTCCACGCCCTGGCCGAGGCCCATGGCCATCTGGCGCCCCATCTGGTGCACTCAGGCCAGGGATATCTGGCGGTGCACCGCGACTTCCTACGCGATCCCGCCCGTCTGGCCCTCCCCTGAATCCCGCTCCCTTGCCCCCCAGCCCCGCGCCCCCGCGTCGCTTCGCGCTCGGGGACGTTCCCCTCGCCGCCGGGGGGACCCTTCCCGCCGCCTGGCTCGACTACCGGGTCTACGGAACACTGGCCGACGACCGCTCCAACCTGGTGCTTTACCCGAGCTCCTACGGCGCCTGGCCCGAGGACATCGACTGGGTGGTGGGACCGATCCTCGATCCCCAGCGCTGGTGCGTGGTGCTGGTCAGCCAGTTCGGCAATGGCCGCTCCACCAGCCCCAGCAACGCCCGGCCAGGCCTGGTATCGGGCCGCTGGCCGGTGGATCACCGTGACAACGTGGCCGCCCAGCGCCGGCTGCTGGAGGAGGTCTTCCAGGTGGCGGCGCCGGCCCTGATCTACGGCTGGTCGATGGGAGCCCAGCAGGCCTACCACTGGGCCGTGCTGGAGCCGGAGCGGACCCGGCGCATCTGCTGCGTCTGCGGCACGGCGCGCACCACGGCCCACAACCGGGTGTTCCTGCTCAGCCTGCGCCAGGCCCTCACCGCCGATCCCCACTGGGATGGGCTGCGGTTCCGGGGCGTGCCCGAGCAGGGCTTGCGCACCTTCGCCCTGATCTACGCCAGCTGGGCCGCCAGCCAGCCCTTCTATCGCCGCGGCGCCCACCGCCAGCTGGGCTACGCCAGCGTCGAGGCCTACGTGGAGCAGGCCTGGCTGCCGGCCTACCGCCGCCACGACCCCCATGACCTGCTGGCCATGCTCGACGTCTGGCTGGCGAACGACGTGGCGGCCGCCGCCGGGATCAGCGCCACCGGGATCAGCGCCACCGATGGCACTGGCGATCCCGATGCCGACCTGGCCGCGGCCCTGGGCCGGATCCAGGCCCGCACCGCCGTGATCGCCGGCCGCCACGACCTCTATTTCACCCCCGACGACTGCCAGGCGGAGGCCGCCCTGATCCGCGAGGCCCACTTCGAGGTCCTGGAGTCCGACCTGGGCCACCGGGCTGGCAACCCCCGCGACTCGCCGGCCGAGCAGCGCCAGCTGCGGGCAGCCATCGACCGGCTCTGCGCCGACTGACCGCCTCCGGCCGGCCCCCACTCGCCGCCCACACCCGCCCCACCACACAGCACCCCCGATGACCGATCTGGCCCGCTTCGCCGCCACCCATGGCATCCGCCACTTCCTCTTCTCCTTCTGCGACCTGTTCGGGGTGCAGCGGGCCAAGCTGGTGCCGGCGGCCGCGGCGGCCGAACTGGCCCGATCCGGGGCCGGCTTCGCCGGTTTCGCCGCCTGGCTGGACATGACCCCGGCCGATCCGGACGTGCTGGCGATCCCCGATCCCACCAGCCTGATGGTGCTCCCCTGGCAGCCAGACGTGGCCTGGGTGGCCACCAATCTGCAGGTGGAGGGCCAGGTGCTGGAGCAGTCGCCCCGCCGGGTGCTGCAGCAGCAGATCGCCCGGGCGGCGGCCCTGGGCCTGCAGTTCCGCAGCGGCGTAGAGGCGGAGTTCTTCTTGATGGACCCGGAACGGGACGCCATCGCCGATGGACTCGATCGGCAGTCCAAGCCCTGCTACGACCAGCTGGCCCTGATGCGCCACTATCCGCTGATCAGCGAACTGCTGGACGGCATGGAGAGCCTCGGCTGGGGCCCGTACCAGGCCGACCACGAGGACGCCAACGGCCAGTTCGAACTCAACTGGACCTATGCCGAATCGCTGCTGACCGCCGACCGCCATGCCTTCTTCCGGGTCATGGCGGCCGCCCTGGCGGAGCGCCATGGGGTGCGGGTGAGCTTCCAGCCCAAGCCGATCCCGGCCCTCACCGGCAACGGGGCCCACCTGCATGCCTCCCTCTGGGACGAGGGGGGGCGAAACGTATTCCACGACCCTGCCGGGGAGGAGGGCCTGTCGGAGATCGCCTACCACTTTCTGGCCGGTCTGCTGGCCCATGCGCCGGCCCTTTGCGCCCTCACCAATCCGGTGGCCGGCAGCTACCGGCGCCTGGCGCGGTCCGTCACCAGTTCCGGGGCCACCTGGTCCCCCTCCTGGATCAGCTACGGCGGCAACAACCGCACCCACATGGTGCGCATCCCCGACGACCAGCGGATCGAGCTGCGGCTCGGCGACGGCGCCGCCAACCCCTACCTGCTCCAGGCGGCGGTGCTGGCGGCGGGCCTGGACGGCATCGAACGGCAGCTCGATCCCGGGGCCCGCAGCGACGTGAACACCTACGTGGAGTCGCCGGCGGGGGCGGCCTCCCTGCCCACCTGTCACGCCGATGCCCTCGAGGCCTTCCGCCACGACGCGCCGCTGCGGGACTCCCTGGGGGAGGCGTTCTGCACCGCCTACGAAGCCCTGGTGGCCCAGCGCAACGACGAGTGAGGGTGCCGGGGGGCGGCCCACCCCCCGCACGGGCGAAGACCAGCACGATTGCCTATGGCCAGGGCGCCATGGAGGGATGACAGTGAGTTCAGAAACCAGGAGGCTCCAGCGATGGAAGACACCCCGCCCGGTCAGATGTCAGGAGTGTGCTGACGGCAGGCCCCTGCTCCAACAGTCTTGTTCCCCATAACGGTTTCCCGGTCTTTCGCAGATCACCCGACGCATCGTTCAGGTGCCCACGGGTCCATGGAAACCGGCCCCTGGATGCCTCGGCCCCAGGTGCCTCCCTCCGCAGCTCCGACTCCGAAACCCACCTCCGGGGACTCCGATGGATCCCCAGCCCCGCTGACCTCCCTTTGATGGCGCGCCCATGGCGAAGGAGCATCCTCGGCTCCCTCCCCATCACCCATCCACG
This genomic stretch from Cyanobium gracile PCC 6307 harbors:
- a CDS encoding sugar phosphate isomerase/epimerase family protein, with product MPSLLFFSLWGFEGPLATALETAERGGFDGLELNIHHPSLVGDPDGPTRLLESGRPLVLEVVTGGGYVPELAVTPAQHLAELGEHLNRCADLRPHRVTVLTGSDAWPLERQRTFLAEAHALAAASGLTVSFETHRSRCLGMPWTIVPLLEAVPGMRLTADLSHWCVVAERLMTPDLEPVQAMADRVDHIHARVGHAQGPQVSHPFAPEHAEALAAHLACWQLFAERTVKRGAPPPSFTPEFGPDGYMPTLPFTDRPVADLLTINTAMAQWLRSQPVAGNSDRVCSS
- a CDS encoding fatty acid desaturase; translation: MTASPPSAPPAAGPDAAEPLLSTPLLQRLNERRDGPGWRRLTLHLTVLGLGALLWGWPMPPALPSAGFWALRLVGLLLLGWGLAFGFCAMHECGHRTAFASKALNDTVAWWAGLLSFYNADYYRRYHQWHHRFTHQPGLDPELEEAPPSTLGSYLLELSGLPWWIGKLRGHAAGLRGDFGGRPYIPAEAAAAVTRSIRLQVAAYAVLLTASFWQGNGTLFWFWLLPLAVGQPLLRFVLMAEHGGCSTHSNGLTNTRTTLTLLPLRWLMWEMPFHVEHHLYPSVPFHALAEAHGHLAPHLVHSGQGYLAVHRDFLRDPARLALP
- a CDS encoding alpha/beta fold hydrolase, with the protein product MPPSPAPPRRFALGDVPLAAGGTLPAAWLDYRVYGTLADDRSNLVLYPSSYGAWPEDIDWVVGPILDPQRWCVVLVSQFGNGRSTSPSNARPGLVSGRWPVDHRDNVAAQRRLLEEVFQVAAPALIYGWSMGAQQAYHWAVLEPERTRRICCVCGTARTTAHNRVFLLSLRQALTADPHWDGLRFRGVPEQGLRTFALIYASWAASQPFYRRGAHRQLGYASVEAYVEQAWLPAYRRHDPHDLLAMLDVWLANDVAAAAGISATGISATDGTGDPDADLAAALGRIQARTAVIAGRHDLYFTPDDCQAEAALIREAHFEVLESDLGHRAGNPRDSPAEQRQLRAAIDRLCAD
- the glnT gene encoding type III glutamate--ammonia ligase, with product MTDLARFAATHGIRHFLFSFCDLFGVQRAKLVPAAAAAELARSGAGFAGFAAWLDMTPADPDVLAIPDPTSLMVLPWQPDVAWVATNLQVEGQVLEQSPRRVLQQQIARAAALGLQFRSGVEAEFFLMDPERDAIADGLDRQSKPCYDQLALMRHYPLISELLDGMESLGWGPYQADHEDANGQFELNWTYAESLLTADRHAFFRVMAAALAERHGVRVSFQPKPIPALTGNGAHLHASLWDEGGRNVFHDPAGEEGLSEIAYHFLAGLLAHAPALCALTNPVAGSYRRLARSVTSSGATWSPSWISYGGNNRTHMVRIPDDQRIELRLGDGAANPYLLQAAVLAAGLDGIERQLDPGARSDVNTYVESPAGAASLPTCHADALEAFRHDAPLRDSLGEAFCTAYEALVAQRNDE